One Bufo gargarizans isolate SCDJY-AF-19 chromosome 3, ASM1485885v1, whole genome shotgun sequence DNA segment encodes these proteins:
- the LOC122931166 gene encoding uncharacterized protein LOC122931166 isoform X1: protein MNLSDQSGVYLTQDHKPLYCHIVICPEESGESSRHNFAKWKDCRMMKSKEITRFQLKTETQDWCKMARRVVAVIYIVLILGKEFQAEPIAVPGPSSGIMLQDTTGFILTNKRILSQKIYVSLDPRVFVERQFNISEISSPEIKIWYQMHIGYSQERVTQILEQTRKTMTREQFSTSRRPKRFISAITAAIIFAVVGTVIATGVSAVNSISVKTLELEIGSLKRNLMSIHAEMENQKKHLSDLYSVVEDTVVTTDFHSKLLTHSMNLHESHEQFKQELMSLKTLNENPIVTFQCNPTSLLDYIVMKGDFVVLFHKFKQLYLLILVIMGIHCL, encoded by the exons atgaacttatcggaccaatcaGGGGTTTACTTGACACAGGATCACAAGCCACTATATTGTCATATAGTTATTTGCCCAGAAGAATCTGGAGAAAGCAGCC GTCACAACTTCGCCAAATGGAAGGATTGCCGGATGATGAAGAGTAAAGAGATAAcaaggttccagctaaagacggaaaccCAGGATTG GTGCAAAATGGCACGGAGGGTTGTTGCCGTTATCTACAtcgtcctgatcttggggaaggagttccagGCCGAGCCGATTGCTGTACCAGGCCCTTCATCTGGGATCATGCTACAGGATACCACGGGATTCATCTTGACGAATAAGAGGATTCTATCCCAAAAGATCTACGTCAGTTTGGACCCACGTGTCTTCGTCGAGAGACAGTTCAACATTTCTGAGATTTCGTCTCCGGAGATAAAGATTTGGTATCAAATGCACATCGGCTATTCCCAAGAAAGAGTTACACAGATCCTGGAACAGACAAGGAAAACCATGACCAGAGAACAGTTTTCAACAAGTCGACGACCAAAGCGGTTCATTTCTGCAATTACAGCCGCCATAATCTTTGCCGTAGTGGGCACTGTCATTGCCACCGGTGTATCAGCTGTTAATTCCATCTCCGttaagacattggaacttgagaTCGGTTCACTGAAAAGGAACCTAATGAGTATTCATGCAGAGATGGAGAACCAGAAAAAACATTTATCGGACTTATATTCCGTTGTAGAGGATACTGTCGTCACCACCGACTTTCACTCAAAGTTATTGACTCATTCAATGAATCTTCATGAGAGTCACGAACAGTTTAAACAAGAACTAATGTCTCTAAAGACTCTGAATGAAAACCCCATTGTGACATTCCAATGTAACCCAACATCTCTATTGGATTACATTGTAATGAAGGGGgattttgttgtgctttttcataagtttaaacagttatatttacttattttagttataatgggtattcattgcctttaa
- the LOC122931166 gene encoding uncharacterized protein LOC122931166 isoform X2, whose protein sequence is MARRVVAVIYIVLILGKEFQAEPIAVPGPSSGIMLQDTTGFILTNKRILSQKIYVSLDPRVFVERQFNISEISSPEIKIWYQMHIGYSQERVTQILEQTRKTMTREQFSTSRRPKRFISAITAAIIFAVVGTVIATGVSAVNSISVKTLELEIGSLKRNLMSIHAEMENQKKHLSDLYSVVEDTVVTTDFHSKLLTHSMNLHESHEQFKQELMSLKTLNENPIVTFQCNPTSLLDYIVMKGDFVVLFHKFKQLYLLILVIMGIHCL, encoded by the coding sequence ATGGCACGGAGGGTTGTTGCCGTTATCTACAtcgtcctgatcttggggaaggagttccagGCCGAGCCGATTGCTGTACCAGGCCCTTCATCTGGGATCATGCTACAGGATACCACGGGATTCATCTTGACGAATAAGAGGATTCTATCCCAAAAGATCTACGTCAGTTTGGACCCACGTGTCTTCGTCGAGAGACAGTTCAACATTTCTGAGATTTCGTCTCCGGAGATAAAGATTTGGTATCAAATGCACATCGGCTATTCCCAAGAAAGAGTTACACAGATCCTGGAACAGACAAGGAAAACCATGACCAGAGAACAGTTTTCAACAAGTCGACGACCAAAGCGGTTCATTTCTGCAATTACAGCCGCCATAATCTTTGCCGTAGTGGGCACTGTCATTGCCACCGGTGTATCAGCTGTTAATTCCATCTCCGttaagacattggaacttgagaTCGGTTCACTGAAAAGGAACCTAATGAGTATTCATGCAGAGATGGAGAACCAGAAAAAACATTTATCGGACTTATATTCCGTTGTAGAGGATACTGTCGTCACCACCGACTTTCACTCAAAGTTATTGACTCATTCAATGAATCTTCATGAGAGTCACGAACAGTTTAAACAAGAACTAATGTCTCTAAAGACTCTGAATGAAAACCCCATTGTGACATTCCAATGTAACCCAACATCTCTATTGGATTACATTGTAATGAAGGGGgattttgttgtgctttttcataagtttaaacagttatatttacttattttagttataatgggtattcattgcctttaa